Proteins from a genomic interval of Pseudomonas anuradhapurensis:
- a CDS encoding NAD(P)/FAD-dependent oxidoreductase produces the protein MFKQSAQHIATYYAQTYPASIPLHPSLQGRYDTEVLIIGAGFSGLHTALRLALAGKRVALLEASRVAWAASGRNGGQALLGWSCDMPPLEKALGLERSQRLWASMCWAADEMRELPQRHGFDIDYRPGSLWAAVMPRRVKMLEQALHEAEHKWGYDALRLIGSDELPQWIDSPRYQAALHDAKGAHLNPLKLALGLAGAIEAAGGCIFEQSQVLSYAPSGDGYVARTGGGEVRCDVLVLACNAYIDRLDRTLSRRLLPVGSYQVATAPLDADFAQSLLPRNSCVIDNQFVPDYFRLTPDHRLLFGGGCTYLGGIPRDVASATRPYLERVFPQLAGVAIDYAWGGHIDCSMQRTPDVGREGQRYWLQGFSGHGVLPTLAAARAVSDAILGDDDLLALYQGIDNGRFPGGDLLAAPLEAAAKAWYRMRDRV, from the coding sequence ATGTTCAAGCAGTCCGCCCAGCACATCGCCACGTACTACGCCCAGACCTACCCCGCCAGCATTCCACTGCACCCTAGCCTGCAAGGCCGCTACGACACCGAGGTGCTCATTATCGGCGCCGGCTTCAGCGGCCTCCACACCGCCCTGCGCCTGGCCTTGGCTGGCAAACGCGTAGCCCTGCTGGAAGCCAGCCGCGTGGCCTGGGCCGCGTCCGGGCGTAACGGTGGCCAGGCCTTGCTCGGTTGGTCGTGCGACATGCCACCCTTGGAAAAGGCCCTGGGCCTTGAACGCAGCCAACGCCTGTGGGCCAGCATGTGCTGGGCGGCCGACGAAATGCGCGAACTGCCGCAGCGCCATGGCTTCGACATCGACTACCGGCCAGGCAGCCTGTGGGCCGCCGTGATGCCACGCCGGGTGAAAATGCTTGAACAGGCCTTGCACGAGGCTGAACACAAATGGGGCTACGACGCCCTGCGCCTGATCGGCAGTGACGAGCTGCCGCAATGGATCGACAGCCCGCGCTATCAGGCTGCGCTGCATGACGCCAAGGGTGCCCACCTCAACCCGCTGAAGCTGGCCCTGGGCCTGGCCGGCGCCATCGAGGCTGCGGGCGGGTGCATCTTCGAGCAAAGCCAGGTGCTGAGCTACGCGCCGAGTGGCGACGGCTACGTGGCACGCACCGGCGGCGGCGAGGTTCGCTGCGACGTGCTGGTGCTGGCCTGCAATGCCTACATCGACCGGCTCGACCGTACCCTGTCGCGGCGTTTGTTGCCGGTCGGCTCCTACCAGGTCGCCACCGCGCCATTGGATGCCGACTTCGCCCAGTCGCTGCTGCCACGCAACAGCTGCGTGATCGACAACCAGTTCGTGCCCGACTACTTCCGCCTCACCCCGGACCACCGCCTGCTGTTCGGCGGTGGCTGCACCTACCTGGGTGGTATTCCCAGGGACGTCGCCAGCGCCACCCGCCCCTACCTGGAGCGGGTGTTCCCGCAATTGGCCGGTGTGGCCATCGATTACGCCTGGGGCGGCCATATCGACTGCAGCATGCAGCGCACCCCGGACGTCGGCCGTGAGGGCCAGCGTTACTGGTTGCAAGGTTTTTCCGGGCATGGCGTGTTGCCTACCCTGGCCGCGGCGCGAGCGGTGAGTGACGCCATCCTCGGCGACGACGACCTGCTGGCACTGTACCAGGGCATCGACAACGGCCGCTTCCCAGGCGGCGACCTGCTGGCCGCCCCGCTGGAAGCCGCCGCCAAGGCCTGGTATCGCATGCGTGACCGCGTCTGA
- a CDS encoding alpha/beta fold hydrolase, which produces MSYVTTQDGVQIFYKDWGPRDAPVIHFHHGWPLSADDWDAQMLFFLAQGYRVVAHDRRGHGRSSQVWDGHDMDHYADDVAAVVAHLGIQGAVHVGHSTGGGEVVRYMARHPGDKVAKAVLIAAVPPLMVQTAANPGGLPKSVFDGFQAQVASNRAQFYRDVPAGPFYGYNRPGAKASEGIIGNWWRQGMIGSAKAHYDGIVAFSQTDFTEDLKGISQPVLVMHGDDDQIVPYENAGLLSAKLLPNGTLKTYKGYPHGMPTTHADVINADLLAFIRS; this is translated from the coding sequence ATGAGCTATGTAACCACGCAGGACGGCGTACAGATCTTCTACAAGGACTGGGGCCCGCGCGATGCGCCGGTCATCCACTTCCATCACGGCTGGCCGCTGAGCGCCGATGACTGGGACGCGCAGATGCTGTTCTTCCTCGCCCAAGGTTACCGTGTGGTCGCCCACGATCGCCGTGGCCATGGCCGCTCCAGCCAGGTCTGGGACGGCCACGACATGGACCACTATGCCGACGATGTGGCGGCAGTGGTTGCCCACCTGGGTATCCAGGGCGCCGTGCATGTCGGCCATTCGACCGGTGGCGGCGAAGTGGTGCGCTACATGGCCCGCCACCCCGGCGACAAGGTCGCCAAGGCCGTGCTGATCGCCGCCGTACCGCCACTGATGGTGCAGACAGCCGCCAACCCGGGCGGCCTGCCCAAGTCGGTGTTCGACGGCTTCCAGGCCCAGGTCGCCAGCAACCGTGCGCAGTTCTACCGGGATGTTCCGGCTGGGCCGTTCTATGGCTACAACCGCCCCGGTGCCAAAGCCAGCGAAGGTATCATCGGCAACTGGTGGCGCCAGGGCATGATCGGCAGCGCCAAGGCCCATTACGATGGCATCGTGGCGTTTTCCCAGACCGACTTCACCGAGGACCTGAAGGGCATCAGCCAGCCGGTACTGGTGATGCATGGCGACGATGACCAGATCGTGCCGTATGAAAACGCCGGGTTGCTGTCGGCGAAGCTGCTGCCCAACGGCACGCTGAAGACCTACAAAGGCTACCCGCATGGCATGCCGACCACCCATGCCGATGTGATCAATGCCGATCTGCTGGCGTTTATCCGTAGCTGA
- a CDS encoding cupin domain-containing protein — protein MNPDTPLQLLGGISAREFMRDYWQKKPLLVRQAFPDFISPIDPDELAGLALEEEVESRIVLEHGAHPWELRRGPFNEDTFAELPEKDWTLLVQAVDQFVPEVAELLENFRFLPSWRIDDVMISFAAPGGSVGPHFDNYDVFLLQGHGQRNWKIGQMCSSDSPLLEHADLRILAAFEQSEEWTLEPGDMLYLPPRLAHYGVAVDDCLTYSVGFRAPSAAEVLTHFTDFLGQFLPDEERYSDADAQPVSDPHQIQHDALDRLKALLDKHMSDKDLLLTWFGQFMTEPRYPEQIVGEDLSEEELIDALEQGAILIRNPSARLAWSEFEDDLLLFASGRSCPLPGKLRELLKLVCAADALHIDNLAEWLQDEDGLMLVQQLVKQGSLGFANE, from the coding sequence ATGAATCCTGATACTCCACTGCAGCTGCTCGGCGGCATCTCGGCCCGCGAATTCATGCGCGACTACTGGCAGAAGAAGCCGCTGCTGGTGCGCCAGGCCTTCCCGGACTTCATCAGCCCGATCGACCCCGACGAGCTGGCCGGCCTGGCCCTGGAAGAGGAAGTCGAGTCGCGTATCGTGCTGGAACACGGGGCGCACCCGTGGGAGCTGCGCCGCGGCCCGTTCAACGAAGACACCTTTGCCGAGCTGCCGGAAAAGGACTGGACCCTGCTGGTGCAGGCCGTGGACCAGTTCGTCCCGGAAGTTGCCGAACTGCTGGAAAACTTCCGTTTCCTGCCGAGCTGGCGCATCGATGACGTGATGATCAGCTTCGCTGCCCCCGGTGGCAGTGTCGGCCCGCATTTCGACAACTACGACGTGTTCCTGCTGCAGGGGCATGGCCAGCGCAACTGGAAGATCGGCCAGATGTGCAGCAGCGACAGCCCGCTGCTGGAGCACGCCGACCTGCGCATCCTCGCTGCCTTCGAGCAGAGCGAAGAGTGGACCCTGGAGCCGGGCGACATGCTCTACCTGCCACCGCGGCTGGCCCACTACGGTGTGGCGGTGGACGACTGCCTGACCTACTCGGTCGGCTTCCGGGCCCCCAGCGCCGCCGAGGTGCTGACCCACTTCACCGACTTCCTCGGCCAGTTCCTGCCGGATGAAGAGCGCTACAGCGATGCCGACGCCCAGCCGGTCAGCGACCCGCACCAGATCCAGCACGACGCGCTCGACCGCCTCAAGGCCCTGCTCGACAAGCACATGAGCGACAAGGACCTGCTGCTGACCTGGTTCGGCCAGTTCATGACCGAGCCGCGCTACCCGGAACAGATCGTCGGTGAAGACCTCAGCGAAGAGGAACTGATCGACGCCCTTGAACAAGGCGCCATCCTGATCCGCAACCCGAGCGCCCGCCTGGCCTGGTCCGAGTTCGAAGACGACCTGCTGCTGTTCGCCAGCGGCCGCAGCTGCCCGCTGCCGGGCAAGCTGCGCGAGCTGCTGAAGCTGGTCTGCGCCGCCGACGCGCTGCACATCGACAACCTGGCCGAGTGGCTGCAGGATGAAGACGGCCTGATGCTGGTACAGCAGCTGGTCAAACAAGGAAGCCTGGGATTCGCCAATGAATAA
- a CDS encoding TSUP family transporter, which yields MPFELTVEPLTLLILALVAFIAGFIDAIAGGGGLLTTPALLTAGMPPHLVLGTNKLSSTFGSATAGFTYYKRKLFHPAQWRPALFATLTGALLGAVIAHYMPAEWLNKMLPVIVFACGVYLLFGGTPKAPLDADAPIRKKWQLPQGFTLGFYDGVAGPGTGAFWTVSTLLLYPIDLVRASGVARSMNFVSNIAALTVFIISGQVDYIVGLCMGLSVMVGAFFGARTAISGGSKFIRPVFITVVLALTVRLAWQHWFGQA from the coding sequence ATGCCCTTCGAACTCACCGTAGAACCGCTCACCCTGCTGATCCTGGCGCTGGTCGCCTTCATCGCCGGTTTCATCGATGCCATCGCCGGCGGCGGCGGCCTGCTCACCACCCCCGCATTGCTTACCGCCGGTATGCCACCGCACCTGGTGCTGGGCACCAACAAGCTCAGTTCCACATTCGGCTCGGCGACGGCGGGTTTCACCTACTACAAGCGCAAGCTGTTCCACCCGGCGCAATGGCGCCCGGCATTGTTCGCCACCCTGACCGGGGCCCTGCTCGGCGCAGTGATCGCCCACTACATGCCGGCCGAATGGCTGAACAAGATGCTGCCGGTAATCGTCTTCGCCTGTGGCGTCTACCTGTTGTTCGGCGGCACGCCCAAGGCACCGCTCGATGCCGACGCCCCGATCAGGAAGAAATGGCAGCTGCCACAAGGCTTCACCCTGGGCTTCTACGACGGCGTGGCCGGCCCGGGCACCGGGGCGTTCTGGACCGTCAGCACCCTGCTGCTGTACCCCATCGACCTGGTGCGCGCCAGCGGTGTGGCGCGCAGCATGAACTTCGTCAGCAACATCGCGGCGCTGACGGTATTCATCATCTCGGGGCAGGTGGACTATATCGTTGGCCTGTGCATGGGCCTGTCGGTGATGGTCGGCGCCTTCTTCGGTGCACGCACGGCGATCAGCGGCGGCAGCAAGTTCATCCGCCCGGTGTTCATCACCGTGGTGCTGGCCTTGACCGTGCGCCTAGCGTGGCAGCACTGGTTCGGCCAGGCCTGA
- a CDS encoding DNA topoisomerase III → MRLFLCEKPSQAKDIAKVLGANRKGDGCWQGTDVCVTWCIGHLLETAPPDSYDERYKRWNLADLPIIPEQWKMLVKPKTASQFKAVKRLLGEARELVIATDADREGEMIARELVEHCRYRGPVQRLWLSALDDASIRKALARLLPGHETFNLYHSALGRSRADWLIGMNMSRLFTLLGRQAGYQGVLPVGRVQTPTLRLVVDRDRSIADFVPVPFWAIDVQLEHAGQGFNAQWRAPEDACDDQGRCLKQDLARQAAADINQAGSARAVKVATERVREAAPLPFDLGTLQELCSKKFGLGAQETLDIAQALYETHKLITYPRSDCGYLPQSQHGEAPAILAALQRADASLAALQPHLQPQRRSRAWNDAKVSAHHGIIPTAAASDPSRLPAKHKAVYTLIRARYLAQFLPNHEYDRTQADFDCAGHALRAVGKQIVEPGWRRALPEALTPAKGREAPPAQVLPALREGQDCAVQGLQLKDLWTQPPKPFTEGDLIKAMKNVAKLVDDPRLKQKLKETTGIGTEATRASIIQGLLDRGYLVKNGKALAATPAAFSLIDAVPRAIADPGTTAIWEQALDMVQSGEMPLEEFVARQSAWMGKLVERCSGMRISISGPPVGKAAPWKKKRRSGGGKGKSAAGSAKASEGKPRQGRRKAAAK, encoded by the coding sequence ATGCGCCTGTTCCTCTGCGAAAAACCCTCCCAGGCCAAAGACATCGCCAAAGTGCTCGGCGCCAACCGCAAGGGCGACGGCTGCTGGCAAGGTACCGACGTCTGCGTGACCTGGTGCATCGGCCACCTGCTGGAAACCGCCCCGCCCGACAGCTACGACGAACGCTACAAGCGCTGGAACCTGGCCGACCTGCCGATCATTCCGGAACAATGGAAGATGCTGGTCAAGCCCAAGACCGCCAGCCAGTTCAAGGCGGTCAAGCGCCTGCTTGGCGAAGCGCGGGAGCTGGTGATCGCCACCGACGCCGACCGCGAGGGCGAGATGATTGCCCGCGAACTGGTCGAGCATTGCCGCTACCGCGGCCCGGTGCAGCGCCTGTGGTTGTCGGCACTGGACGACGCCTCCATCCGCAAGGCCCTGGCGCGTCTGCTGCCGGGCCACGAAACCTTCAACCTGTACCACTCGGCGCTGGGGCGCTCCCGCGCCGACTGGCTGATCGGCATGAACATGAGCCGGCTGTTCACCTTGTTGGGCCGCCAAGCCGGCTACCAGGGCGTGCTACCGGTGGGCCGGGTGCAAACACCAACCTTGCGCCTGGTGGTCGACCGCGACCGCAGCATCGCCGACTTCGTACCGGTGCCGTTCTGGGCCATCGACGTGCAACTGGAACATGCCGGCCAAGGCTTCAACGCCCAGTGGCGCGCGCCCGAAGACGCCTGTGACGACCAGGGCCGCTGCCTGAAACAGGACCTGGCACGGCAGGCCGCCGCCGACATCAACCAGGCCGGTAGCGCCCGGGCCGTAAAAGTGGCCACCGAGCGCGTACGCGAAGCCGCGCCACTGCCCTTCGACCTGGGCACCCTGCAGGAACTCTGCTCGAAAAAGTTCGGCCTCGGCGCCCAGGAAACCCTCGACATCGCCCAGGCCCTGTACGAAACCCACAAGCTGATCACCTACCCGCGCAGCGACTGTGGCTACCTGCCGCAAAGCCAGCACGGCGAGGCGCCGGCCATCCTCGCCGCCCTGCAACGGGCCGATGCCAGCCTGGCAGCGCTGCAGCCCCACCTGCAGCCGCAGCGCCGCTCGCGGGCCTGGAACGATGCCAAGGTCAGCGCCCACCACGGCATCATCCCGACCGCCGCCGCCAGCGACCCATCGCGCCTGCCGGCCAAGCACAAGGCGGTGTATACGCTGATCCGCGCCCGCTACCTGGCGCAGTTCCTGCCCAATCATGAATATGACCGTACCCAGGCCGACTTCGACTGCGCCGGCCATGCCCTGCGCGCGGTGGGCAAGCAGATCGTCGAACCCGGCTGGCGCCGCGCCCTGCCCGAGGCACTGACCCCGGCCAAGGGCCGCGAGGCGCCGCCGGCCCAGGTACTGCCAGCGCTGCGTGAGGGCCAGGACTGTGCAGTGCAAGGCCTGCAACTGAAAGATCTGTGGACCCAGCCGCCCAAGCCGTTTACCGAAGGCGACCTGATCAAGGCGATGAAGAACGTGGCCAAGCTGGTGGATGACCCGCGGCTGAAACAGAAGCTCAAGGAAACCACCGGCATCGGCACCGAGGCGACCCGCGCCAGCATCATCCAGGGCCTGCTCGACCGTGGCTACCTGGTAAAAAACGGCAAGGCCCTGGCCGCCACGCCTGCAGCCTTCAGCCTGATCGACGCCGTGCCCCGCGCGATCGCCGACCCCGGCACCACGGCAATCTGGGAGCAGGCGCTGGACATGGTGCAGAGCGGCGAAATGCCCCTGGAAGAGTTCGTCGCCCGCCAGTCGGCGTGGATGGGCAAGCTGGTGGAGCGCTGCAGTGGCATGCGCATCAGCATCAGCGGGCCGCCAGTGGGCAAGGCGGCGCCGTGGAAGAAGAAACGCCGCAGCGGTGGCGGCAAAGGCAAAAGCGCAGCTGGCTCGGCCAAGGCCAGCGAAGGCAAACCAAGGCAGGGCCGGCGCAAGGCGGCGGCGAAATGA
- a CDS encoding lytic polysaccharide monooxygenase — translation MPGPHENYCDVFHENISGNFHVIRETLPACQIYAYLRASTILTNGLGQYGHPFKEPTMNQAEQNSLRGPVTPRHGHVFTPASRAYFAWQAGMLDEGALNQREAGKFFPQTQAGLTDPFAKDDPKNLLPPPDGKIASANQATGMVLDQPGDHWSKHEVRSGDTLDISWYFAANHRTRRFNYFITKPDWDSTKVLARDQFEAEPFHTELIELQPYWAYDAEMKPSNPTTHALQLPAREGYHVLLAVWEVADTGNAFYHVVDLDFLPGDGDDRPSVPMGLKADEVTDKKVSLSWEPSSGAQPIECYLLSRDGIDMFVVPAPITHWDDDQVTADATYHYSIVAVDSKGARSRPSAPVVVRTLGEGGVPSAPQSLHSMGQAVDSIRLMWGASSGASPIDRYELYRDGQQVATIAGDRTEHTDGGLQPDTLYVYQVVAVDGEGKVSAPSNDLAVRTAGKSDYPAWRLHQDYASGDLVSHVGADWRCRQAHQSLSEDWAPGAAAALWQHMNN, via the coding sequence ATGCCGGGGCCTCATGAAAATTATTGTGATGTTTTTCATGAAAATATATCAGGAAATTTTCATGTTATCCGGGAAACCCTGCCCGCCTGTCAGATCTACGCGTATCTCCGGGCATCGACAATCCTTACAAATGGCCTTGGCCAATACGGCCATCCATTCAAGGAACCAACGATGAATCAAGCTGAACAAAATTCGCTCCGCGGGCCTGTCACGCCACGACATGGCCATGTGTTTACCCCCGCATCGCGGGCCTACTTTGCCTGGCAAGCAGGCATGCTGGATGAAGGTGCGCTGAATCAGCGCGAAGCAGGCAAGTTCTTTCCGCAGACGCAAGCTGGCCTGACGGATCCATTCGCCAAGGACGACCCGAAAAACCTGCTGCCGCCACCGGACGGCAAAATTGCCAGTGCCAATCAGGCGACCGGGATGGTGCTCGACCAGCCCGGCGACCACTGGAGCAAACACGAAGTCCGTAGCGGGGATACCCTGGACATCTCCTGGTATTTTGCCGCCAATCATAGAACGCGTCGCTTTAACTATTTCATCACCAAACCCGACTGGGACAGTACCAAGGTGCTGGCGCGCGATCAGTTCGAGGCCGAGCCTTTCCACACGGAACTGATCGAATTGCAGCCGTACTGGGCGTATGACGCAGAGATGAAACCCAGCAATCCGACCACCCACGCATTGCAGCTACCCGCGCGCGAGGGTTATCACGTATTGCTCGCGGTGTGGGAAGTGGCGGACACGGGCAACGCCTTCTACCACGTGGTCGATCTCGACTTCCTGCCGGGCGACGGTGATGACCGGCCGAGCGTACCGATGGGCCTTAAAGCCGATGAGGTGACCGACAAGAAGGTTTCTTTGAGCTGGGAGCCATCGAGTGGTGCGCAACCCATCGAGTGCTATCTGCTGAGCCGTGATGGTATCGACATGTTCGTCGTGCCTGCCCCCATTACGCACTGGGATGACGACCAGGTGACGGCGGACGCGACCTACCACTATTCCATCGTCGCGGTTGACAGCAAGGGTGCGCGCTCCAGGCCTTCGGCCCCCGTCGTCGTGCGTACACTGGGTGAAGGTGGCGTGCCCAGCGCGCCGCAAAGTCTGCACTCGATGGGGCAGGCTGTCGACAGCATCCGCCTGATGTGGGGGGCCTCGAGCGGTGCGAGCCCGATCGATCGCTACGAGCTCTATCGTGACGGTCAGCAGGTGGCCACCATCGCCGGTGACAGGACCGAACATACCGATGGCGGCCTGCAGCCGGACACCCTATATGTTTACCAGGTCGTGGCGGTTGACGGGGAGGGCAAGGTTTCCGCTCCGAGTAACGACCTTGCGGTCAGAACTGCCGGAAAAAGTGATTACCCTGCCTGGCGACTGCACCAGGATTACGCCAGTGGCGACCTTGTCAGCCATGTCGGCGCTGACTGGCGCTGCAGGCAAGCGCACCAGTCTCTCTCCGAGGATTGGGCGCCAGGGGCGGCTGCGGCGCTTTGGCAGCACATGAATAACTGA
- a CDS encoding GNAT family N-acetyltransferase, which produces MNKIHVRLADWHKDNADIRRIREAVFIAEQHVPPELEWDSDDPTAAHFLALEGDYPIGTARLLPDGTIGRVSVLKDWRGLKVGDALMNAVIAEAQNRDLKQQMLSAQVHATPFYERLGFRVVSEEFLEAGIPHVDMVRDSRA; this is translated from the coding sequence ATGAATAAGATTCATGTGCGCCTCGCCGACTGGCACAAGGACAACGCCGACATCCGCCGTATCCGCGAAGCGGTGTTCATTGCCGAACAGCACGTACCACCGGAGCTCGAGTGGGACTCGGATGACCCGACCGCCGCGCACTTCCTGGCGCTGGAAGGCGACTACCCGATCGGCACCGCCCGCCTGCTGCCGGACGGCACCATTGGCCGGGTCTCGGTACTGAAGGACTGGCGTGGGCTGAAGGTGGGTGACGCGCTGATGAACGCAGTCATCGCCGAAGCGCAGAACCGCGACCTGAAGCAGCAGATGCTCAGCGCCCAGGTACATGCCACGCCGTTCTACGAGCGGCTGGGCTTTCGCGTGGTCAGCGAGGAATTCCTCGAAGCCGGCATCCCGCACGTGGACATGGTGCGCGATTCGCGCGCCTGA
- the purB gene encoding adenylosuccinate lyase — MQLSSLTAVSPVDGRYAGKTQALRPIFSEFGLIRFRALVEVRWLQRLAAHPQIGEVPAFSAEANALLDSLATDFKLEHAERVKEIERTTNHDVKAIEYLLKEQAAKLPELAKVSEFIHFACTSEDINNLSHALMLRAGRDDVLLPLMRQIADAIRALAHAHADVPMLSRTHGQPASPTTLGKELANVVYRLERQIAQVAAVPLLGKINGAVGNYNAHLSAYSQIDWEQNARAFIEDELGLQFNPYTTQIEPHDYIAELFDAIARFNTILIDFDRDVWGYISLGYFKQKTVAGEIGSSTMPHKVNPIDFENSEGNLGIANALFQHLASKLPISRWQRDLTDSTVLRNLGVGFAHSVIAYEASLKGIGKLEVNEARIAADLDACWEVLAEPIQTVMRRFNIENPYEKLKELTRGKGITPEALLTFIDGLDMPAEAKAELKQLTPATYIGNAAAQAKRI; from the coding sequence ATGCAGCTCTCTTCGCTCACTGCGGTTTCCCCTGTAGACGGCCGTTATGCCGGCAAAACCCAGGCCTTGCGCCCCATTTTCAGCGAATTCGGCCTGATCCGTTTCCGCGCCCTGGTCGAAGTGCGCTGGCTGCAGCGCCTGGCCGCCCACCCGCAGATCGGCGAAGTGCCGGCGTTCTCCGCCGAAGCCAACGCCCTGCTGGACAGCCTGGCCACCGATTTCAAGCTTGAGCACGCCGAACGCGTCAAGGAAATCGAGCGCACCACCAACCACGACGTCAAGGCGATCGAATACCTCCTCAAGGAGCAGGCCGCCAAGCTGCCTGAGCTGGCCAAGGTCAGCGAGTTCATCCACTTCGCCTGCACCAGCGAGGACATCAACAACCTGTCCCACGCGCTGATGCTGCGTGCCGGCCGCGACGACGTGCTGCTGCCGCTGATGCGCCAGATCGCCGACGCCATCCGCGCCCTCGCCCACGCCCATGCCGACGTGCCGATGCTGTCGCGTACCCACGGCCAGCCGGCATCGCCGACTACCCTGGGCAAAGAGCTGGCCAACGTGGTGTACCGCCTGGAGCGCCAGATCGCCCAGGTTGCCGCCGTGCCGCTGCTGGGCAAGATCAACGGTGCCGTGGGCAACTACAACGCCCACCTGTCGGCCTACTCGCAGATCGACTGGGAGCAGAACGCCCGCGCCTTCATCGAAGACGAGCTGGGCCTGCAGTTCAACCCGTACACCACCCAGATCGAGCCGCACGACTACATCGCCGAGCTGTTCGACGCCATCGCCCGCTTCAACACCATCCTGATCGACTTCGACCGTGACGTGTGGGGCTACATCTCGCTGGGCTACTTCAAGCAGAAGACCGTCGCCGGCGAAATCGGCTCGTCGACCATGCCGCACAAGGTCAACCCGATCGACTTCGAAAACTCCGAAGGCAACCTGGGCATCGCCAACGCGCTGTTCCAGCACCTGGCCAGCAAGCTGCCGATATCGCGCTGGCAGCGTGACCTGACCGACTCCACCGTGCTGCGCAACCTGGGCGTGGGCTTTGCCCACAGCGTCATCGCCTACGAAGCCAGCCTGAAAGGCATCGGCAAGCTGGAAGTCAACGAAGCCCGCATCGCCGCCGACCTGGACGCCTGCTGGGAAGTGCTGGCCGAACCGATCCAGACCGTAATGCGCCGTTTCAACATCGAAAACCCCTACGAGAAGCTCAAGGAGCTGACCCGTGGCAAGGGCATTACCCCGGAAGCGCTGCTGACCTTCATCGATGGCCTGGACATGCCAGCCGAAGCCAAGGCCGAGCTCAAGCAGCTGACCCCGGCTACCTACATCGGCAACGCGGCAGCACAGGCCAAACGCATCTAA
- the nudC gene encoding NAD(+) diphosphatase — protein sequence MSARWTTAVLDPQITGGLAVARSPEGFLVDANGALFSRDWLKRQDLDVLGEHGIGHFDGQPVFLLELRRATEVPGCAWRGLRAFMLEGDFDTYKVLGYAAQIGTWAREHRFCGSCGQAMTQIRWERAMYCQPCDLRSYPRISPSMIVLVTRGDEILLARSPRFVSGVYSTLAGFAEPGESAEDCLVREVREEVAVEVQNIQYVGSQCWPFPHSMMLGFHAEYAGGDIVMQPDEIEDARWFSVHDLPPLPAGRSIARYLIDLYVARRLGCDIPAFPS from the coding sequence ATGTCAGCACGCTGGACTACCGCAGTACTCGACCCGCAGATCACCGGGGGTCTGGCCGTGGCCCGCAGCCCGGAAGGGTTCCTGGTGGACGCCAACGGCGCGCTGTTCTCCCGCGACTGGCTCAAGCGCCAGGACCTGGATGTGCTCGGCGAGCACGGCATCGGCCATTTCGATGGCCAGCCGGTGTTCCTGCTGGAGCTGCGCCGCGCCACCGAGGTGCCCGGCTGTGCCTGGCGTGGCCTGCGTGCGTTCATGCTCGAAGGCGACTTCGACACCTACAAGGTGCTGGGCTACGCCGCCCAGATCGGCACCTGGGCGCGTGAGCACCGCTTCTGCGGCAGCTGCGGCCAGGCGATGACGCAGATCCGCTGGGAGCGGGCGATGTACTGCCAGCCCTGCGACCTGCGCAGCTACCCGCGCATTTCGCCGAGCATGATCGTGCTGGTGACCCGTGGTGACGAGATCCTGCTGGCGCGCTCGCCGCGCTTTGTCAGCGGGGTGTACAGCACCCTGGCAGGCTTCGCCGAACCGGGTGAGTCGGCGGAGGATTGCCTGGTGCGCGAAGTGCGTGAGGAAGTGGCGGTGGAGGTGCAGAACATCCAGTACGTGGGCAGCCAGTGCTGGCCATTCCCACATTCGATGATGCTGGGCTTCCATGCCGAATACGCCGGGGGCGATATCGTCATGCAGCCGGACGAAATCGAGGACGCCAGGTGGTTCAGCGTACACGACCTGCCGCCGCTGCCGGCCGGGCGCTCCATCGCCCGCTACCTCATCGACCTCTACGTTGCACGGCGGCTGGGCTGTGATATCCCTGCTTTCCCGTCCTAG